TGATCGGAGGGCCGGAGCCGCCGGGGAGGTGGGGCAAAACGGGCGCCTCTCCCGCCTGGGTAAGACGTCGCCGTCGGGTGCTCTCTGGCGGTGATAGGGTTCCCTCCCCTCGCTTGCTCGGGCACGGCTTCTCCGGCAACAGCAAGCGCGTCGTCGTTGGGTTGTAGGCTGATCGCGTCGAAACAAACTGGTCCAGGTCCCACATGCCAGTGGCCGATGGTGGTCTAGAATGCTGGGGCTTGGAGAAGACTGTGCTGGGCTTTGGGTTGGGCAGCGTCGCCACATGTGTGCTGCATGCCCACTTCAAGCAAGTCCAATCAaactttcctcaaaaaacaaaacaaaaaacaatcaAACGAGTTCAGTGTACCTAATGTCGAAAATATATCCAGGCTAAAACTTCCCCCAAAAATTGAAAACAACCTAGTTCATAGAAATAGCATATCTCTAACATGCCACAAAATTTCAAATATTAGTTGAGCTTGAGAAATAAAGAACAGATTCAAATGTGGTAGCTTTAACATGCACGATTCACATCGTCCCTATCTGAATTACTTACTATTCATATCATGATTTGTCTTCTTTTTTTCTCAGTTCAATTTATAATTGAAATATCATGGCATGATAGAAGTAAATTGTGTGTACTCGATTATTTACAAGATTTTCAATACCTTTTTAGCATAGGTTTTTTAACCATATGTGCAACAAGTTCATGTAAAAATGATTGTGCACATTTCTGCGCTCATTATAAGAAAAAACAATCTTCACTTTGGTAATAGCAGTGGCAAGGATTTGCACTTGAACTAATCATGTTTACAAGTAAAAAAAACTAATCAAAGATCATTTAAAACTCGCTCTCATATTTTCTTCAATGACATGCACAGCATCCTTCCTCACCATGGTGACCAACTGACGCACATACATTTTCCCCCCAGGTGCAGAGATGCGCGGAGGACATGTCGATCCTGATCACCACCTACGAGGGTGCGCACAACCACCCACTCTCCGCCTCCGCAACCGCCATGGCCTCCACCACCTCCGCTGCCGCGTCCATGCTCATGTCAGGCTCCTCCACCTCGTTTGGCTTTCCCTCTGCCACTGCCGCCACCAGCCTCCATGGCCTCAGGTTCGGCCTCCCAGCAACGGCCATGGACGCCTCCTCCAACCAGCTGGGCGGCCGACCGTTCTTCCTCCCGACCGCCGCGGGCACGTCCATCAGCGCTACCCCGTCATACCCCACCATCACCCTCGACCTCACCTCGCAGGCCGCCTCGCAACACGCCTTCTCCCTGAGCAATTGCAACAAGTTCTCTTCCAGCTTCACCGGCTCTCATGGCCACAACAGTAGCACTAGTAGGTACCCTTCCACGAGCTTCTCCTTCTCTAGCTTCGACGCGAGCAGCCTACCTGGCTCCACCACATGGCCATCAGGTGTTGGATCACACCTGGGCTACGGATCCTCATCCGGCGCGTCCTACAACGGCCCCAACAAGGGCACATTCGAAGCTGCACTTAGCAGCATCCATGGAAGGCAACAAGGCTCGGTGGCATCGCTCTACCAGCCGGTGCATGTGCAACAGAGGGTGGCTGAGTTGAGAAGTGGTGGCACGGGCATGGCGGCGCCGACTGTGCTCACTGATACGATCGCCAAGGCGATTACGTCGAACCCGGGCTTCCACACAGCGCTCACAGCTGCCATCACATCATACGTCGGCAAGTCGGCAGCAGGAGGCGGGAAGGGGCTCGAGTGGGGGGACCACCTCGGGCTCGGGCCGTCGAGTGCAGCAACTGCGGTGTGCTCGTCAGCGCTTCTGGCACGGTCGTCTTCAACGGCAGCCGCACAGAACGGTTCTCCAAATGGCAAGATGAGGTTGGAGCCGTCACTGGCGCTGTCAAGCTCCACAAGTGCTACTGCTTCGACGTCTCGGGTGTGAAGATCATGGAGCAGATCAATTCGTTAGATGAAGCTTATGACTTATGTTTGTGGATTAATTTGATCATTTAGTGTACATATATGCTCACTGTAGCATAATTGCTGAAAATGTGTGGATTGATTCATCATTCACAGCCTAGACACACACCAAGATTTTGTGTTTGTGACAAGCTATTTGCTTTTGCCTGGAAAAATTGGTGCAATGATCATCAATTGAAACTCAGATAGGAGAGTTACTAAGCCTGCCGATTTCCCCCGTCTCCACCATTGCTTGCAGCCCTCTGCCACTATCGACTCGGTCTCCTGTTGAATTAGCACATAATTATGGTATGAAACTACAGCGGAAACAAGTAATCTTAGgctccgtttgattcagcttccagACCCGAGTTCTGTTTTGAAATGTCAAAAGCTAATCAAATGGAAAACTTATACGGCAGATTCTTGCACGACAACCACTTCAGCATAGTGTATTTTCCACAGCCGCATGCAACCGCTCAAAACCACAGGCCGAAGTCGCCCAAATCTTCTTCCACTATTATCAAATGTGGAAACACAACACGTTTTCCTATATGTAACACTAGAGGCAATCATACATCAAGATTTTTGCATGTTGGATAGGAAAAACAAGATTAGGGTTTGCATAAACAAGGGATTGAAACAATCTCACCTAAAAAATGGTGGAACTGCAACTTGAAGGAGAGAAGGTGGTCAACCTAATCTTCACAACCTTGGGATGGATTCCTTTGCTTGATCGTTAAGCTTTTTTCTTCAATCTTCCTCactcccttccactctcccttccaCTCTCTTGGTTTTCCCTTTTCTTCTCCAATGGAGGCTCAACCTAGATTTGTTGTTCTTCTTGGTGGCCGCTAGATGTGAGGCTATACATCCCCTTTCCCCCATGTGCAAAGTCAAAAATCACCCTAGGTCATAACCCTAATGGGTAGTGGGCTCTTGCACAACATTGGGCTGCTTAAAAGGCTTCAAATAGTCATCTTCTTACAATCCACATGAAGAGGATATCCCAGCACCTCTACCACCAGTCCAATAGCTAACCTGCCACTTTGTGGTGGGCCTTGTTGCCAcatggccatccctctaaccagtcCTCCCACCTCCTCTTTCGCGCCGAGGAATCCCCTCGTACCCACATGCGCACCTCTCAACCATTGGACTCTCCTTCCCTGAAGCTGGCACGACCACCCACATCGTCCATGTCTCTAGCTCGTTCAAGGATCACCTCTTCCAAAGAGGTCATGGTTGGCCAGGTGGTTATAGCGTCCCCATCAGCGATTTGGTACTACATGGAATCGACTGACGCATCATTTGTAGGCAACTTACAAATAGCGAACTCGTTTGTGTTTTATGGGTTAACAGATGACGAGTTGAATTCAACATGATATATGTGCACAACAAATAGCCATTTACCAAGGAAATAACAAGAAAAATAACTTACTGTTTGGATATCATTACTTCCCAAAAAGAATATATGTGTATAATAGCTTTGATCCAATTACATAACTACAAATCACatcatcaacaatcatatagatcaaATATGATGTATGTGTAGTGTACACAGACATAGTTGTAACCATTGCTAACGACCAAGTGCAAACCATTGTTCTAAACTTCTTATTTATGAATAGCGGTAACTTGTAGCCCTGTCCATGCATGAAGTTGCCCAAGCACCACCATATCCGTGGTGCACCTAACTGAATCCTCCTGATGGTGGGNNNNNNNNNNNNNNNNNNNNNNNNNNNNNNNNNNNNNNNNNNNNNNNNNNNNNNNNNNNNNNNNNNNNNNNNNNNNNNNNNNNNNNNNNNNNNNNNNNNNNNNNNNNNNNNNNNNNNNNNNNNNNNNNNNNNNNNNNNNNNNNNNNNNNNNNNNNNNNNNNNNNNNNNNNNNNNNNNNNNNNNNNNNNNNNNNNNNNNNNNNNNNNNNNNNNNNNNNNNNNNNCTTATGATGGCTTCAAATGTGGATAAAATTGTCTAGAACTTTCACTTGGAGATGACTCTCATAAATCGGCTCCCAAACCTTGTCTTGTAAGATTAGCTCTCTTCCTAACAAGTATCTTGGCTTTCCCTTTCACCACTCTAAAAATAGGAAAGAAGATCTTCAACCTATTGTTGATAAGATCATCAAAAGAGTTGTTGGCCATAGAGGAAAACTACTAGCCCATAGTGGTAGACTGACTTTGATCCATCGCCGTATGGCTAGCATCCCTACCTATATGATAAGTGATTACATAACCTAAATGGTACTTCTTTCTGATTGATTCCCGGGTGGCACACTGGTATTTGGATAATTATGATGGACATCACAAATATCACCTTTCCCATTAGGATCTCCTTTGCATTGTAAAAGAATTTGGGTTTTAGGCCTACCTAATCTTTCTGAAGTTAATATCTACCTTTCAGGATCTTGGGTTAAAAGCCATCAACATGATGATAATAAGCTCTGGAAACAAATTACTGATTTGAAGTATAAGACTAAATCTACTAATATATTTGTCTGCCCTAATAACATTGAACTCTCCTCCTTCTGAAAATGGGTTTTGTGGGATACTAAGGCTACAAAAATTGGGTATCACTAGAAAGGAGGCAATGTTAAGAAGATTAAAATTTTGGAAGATCTTTGGCTTGGTTGTGCTAGGCTATCTACCCAATTTTGGCACTTGTACACCATTCGTAATGAGCATAACCTTACTATTGTTGATGTATGGACTGGATCCATCCTTAAAATCTCCTTTAGGAGGTGCTTTGaccaaaagtgttggggaacgcagtatttcaaaattttacctacaatcacgcaagatctatctaggagctgcatagcaacgagaggggcgagtgtgtctacgtaccctcgtagaccgaaagcagaagcgtttagtaacgcggttgatatagtcgaacgtgttcgcgatccaaccgatcaagtaccgaatgcacggcacctccgcgatctgcacatgttcagctcggtgacgtccctagaactcttgatccagttgaggctgagggagagtttcgtcagcacgacgacgtggtgacggtgatgatgaagttgccgacgcaaggcttcgcctaagcactacgacaatatgaccgaggtggaaaactgtggaaggaggcaccgcacacggctaaagatcaacttgtgtgtctatggggtgccccttgcctctgtatataaaggagggagagggagaggcagccggccctaggggggcatgCAAAAGTGTGGAGTCCTAATCTGTCTCCTGCCCAGCGGGGGCACCAGcctcttgtgggctggtgtgcttccctcttatggcccataaggcccataacttctcccgggggttccggtaacctcccggtactccggaaaaaatgcccgaatcactcggaaccattccgatgtccaaatgcaaccttccaatatatgaatctttacctctcgaccatttcgagactcctcgtcatgtccgtgatctcatccgggactctgaacaaacttcggttcatcaaatcacataactcataatacaaattgtcatcgaacgttaagcatgcggaccctacaggttcgagaactatgtagacatgaccgagacacatctccggtcaataaccaatggcggaacatggatgctcatattggctcctacatattctacgaagatctttatcggtcaaaccgcataacaacatacgttgttccctctgtcatcggtatgttacttgcccgagattcgatcgtcagtatcatcatacctagttcaatctcgttaccggaaagtctctttactcattccgtaatgcatcatcctgtgactaactcattagtcacattgcttgcaaggctcatagtgatgtgcattaccgagagggcccagagatacctctccgacacacggagtgaaaatcccaatctcgatctatgccaactcaacaaataccatcggagacacatgtagagcatctttataatcgcccagttacgttttgacgtttgatagcacacaaggtgttcctccggtattcaggagttgcataatttcatagtatgaggaacatgtataagtcatgaagaaagcaatagcaataaaactaaccgatcattatgctaagctaacgaatgggtcttgtccatcacatcattctctaatgatgtgaccccgttcatcaaatgataacacatgtctatggctaggaaacttaaccatctttaattaacgagctagtcaaatagaggcatactagggacactctgtttgtctatgtattcacacatgtactaagtttccggttaatacaattctagcatgaataataaacatttatcatgatataaggaaatataaataacaactttattcttgcatctagggcatatttccttcaaaaagctCATGGATAAAGGGCATGACTTGCTTAGCATTTCCCAATCTTGTTTCTCCGATGATGAAGGTGCTCTTGTGTGGCTACTTGAGTCCAATGAGGTTTATCCTATCAGTTCTTTGTATAGTTTGGTTATTTTAGAGGAATTGTCCCAGTTCATATGAGTTGCATCTAGAAACTGGTTCTGCCATCGAAAATTCACATTGTTTTTGTGGTTATTGGACAACAACAAATTTTCCACTAGAGATAATTTGGTTAAAAGGCCGAATGTGCCTAATCTATCTTGCATGTTCTGTTGTGGTAGAGAAACATACTCTCATTTATGTTTTGATTGTGATGTTTCCTTCGAAGTCTGGATCAAATTAATGGTGTTGATAGTTTCAACTTGATTGCCCACTGGTGGATTGGTAATTCTTCTCACAAAATTGCAACCATGTGAATGATGCTACCCTTTTAGTTCCGTGAAAAACTTGCAATGACATTATTttctttaaatgttcttgttggtCAGGTCAACTGATCATTTAGAGGAAGGTTTCAGTATTTCTTTCCTGGTGGAAACTTCTCCTAAATCAAGATCCCACAGCTCATCTTCAAAGGTTGATAGGAGATTTGTAACACATCACAAGGAGTCTCCCAATGCTTCTATGGCCTAAACTTGTTGCCTAGACCTGTGCTCTTACATGGTGCCACTACCCACCCGATTCTTCTTCTGAGTCGAGCCTCGACGCTAAGCTAGCATGATCAAGGTCCCAATCATTGTCATGTTGCcccatgaattgaatatcataagtaCACTTAACGAATAACTCTCATTGGCATCGTAGATCCA
This portion of the Triticum dicoccoides isolate Atlit2015 ecotype Zavitan chromosome 7A, WEW_v2.0, whole genome shotgun sequence genome encodes:
- the LOC119329189 gene encoding probable WRKY transcription factor 61, with the protein product MIKGDQRQLGGHEEQLKDQMRDDHQASDGNFFKFLQNQSSIKKEAQEDKIASTRAEMGEVSKENERLKMMLSRMVEDHRSLQKQFDVLHQQGQGKNLAVGSPEHTSPVDGPGFVSLRLGTSAGMSRQNMEEQIKGSTGGVEADEEVAQQPLAKKARVSVRARCDTPTMNDGCQWRKYGQKISKGNPCPRAYYRCTVATGCPVRKQVQRCAEDMSILITTYEGAHNHPLSASATAMASTTSAAASMLMSGSSTSFGFPSATAATSLHGLRFGLPATAMDASSNQLGGRPFFLPTAAGTSISATPSYPTITLDLTSQAASQHAFSLSNCNKFSSSFTGSHGHNSSTSRYPSTSFSFSSFDASSLPGSTTWPSGVGSHLGYGSSSGASYNGPNKGTFEAALSSIHGRQQGSVASLYQPVHVQQRVAELRSGGTGMAAPTVLTDTIAKAITSNPGFHTALTAAITSYVGKSAAGGGKGLEWGDHLGLGPSSAATAVCSSALLARSSSTAAAQNGSPNGKMRLEPSLALSSSTSATASTSRV